The Rhodanobacteraceae bacterium genome contains the following window.
GATCAGCCACAGATCGGATGCGCCCAGCGCCATCAAACCCAGCCCGGCGCCGGCGAGAGCCAGATGCAGTGCCGTCCCGGCGACGACAACTTTGGGCACGCTCAAGCCCCGGTCCAGCAGCAGATGGTGGAAATGCAGGCGATCGGCGGCGAAGGGCGAACGTCCGCCAGCAAGCCGACGGCCGATCAATGTCAGGCAGTCAAGAATAGGCAGTGCTACCAGCCAGGGTGCCACCGCGGGCGTGATTCGCGCCGCAGGCCCCTGAGTGAGTTCAATTGCCGCCCAGGCCAGCATCAGGCCGAGCAAGGCACTGCCGCTGTTGCCCAGAAAGGTCAGGGCTTTCGGACGACCCGGCATCCGCAAATTGAATCCCAGGAATGCCAGGACGGCCGATGCGCCGACCAGAAGCTGCGCGCACAGGGCCAGTTTGTCGGTTCCATAGGCGAGAGCGGACATCAGCGCCAATGTCGACGCAACTATCGACCCCGCAAGGCCATCGACGCCATCGATCATGTTGACCGCATTGATCAGCCCGACCACGGCAAAGACCGTGAACGGGATCGCGAAAATCCCCAGGCTCAGCGGCAAGACGGCCGAGGACAGCGACAGACTGAGCAGCACAGAGCCGCAGGCACACAGCACCAGAGCCGAGCCACACTGCACCAGAATACGGGCCGGCCACGGCAAGTCTAAAACATCGTCCGCCACGCCAACACCGATCAACATGGCACCGGCAATCAGCATCCCCAGCGTCGCCGGATCCAGGCTCGGCCAGGCAAGCGAGAGCAAGGCCGGCAACAGCGCCGCGTAGATCGCAATGCCGCCGATCACAGGCGTTGGATGCTCATGGTCCTTGCGACCAATGGGATGATCCACCAGTCGCAGACACTCAGCCCATCCCAGCAACAGCCTGCAGCAGACAGCGCTAACCGCAAAGGCGACAAAGCTAGACATCAATAGATGCACGCACTTCCCCTGATTGCATCCTTCAGCAGCTCAGTCGAACCAAGCCCCCAGATCGCGAGTTTGCCCCCGGACTTGTTGAGGACGCAAGCGCGATGCCCAACTTGCGCTTTTCCGGCGGGTAGGACTGTCAATTCTCCGACAACCCCTGAAGACTTGTTGCAGTCGACCGATGGGAATATCCGCTCGGGCGACATGCTGCGGGCCTTGCCCCGTCAATAACGTCGAGCCCGATGCCACGCTGCAGCTGTTTCGACAATCGCGTCCAGCGATTGATATTGAGGATTCCAGCCCAGGAGTTCACGGGCCTTGGTGCTGTCAGCGATCAAGGTCGCGGGATCCCCGGGCCGGCGCGGCGCGTTCACTCTGGGGACAGATCGCCCTGTGACTCGCTCCACCGATTCGATGACTTCGAGTACGCTGGCACCAGACTCGCTCCCGAGATTGAACACGTGGGCACCCGAATTGGCGAGCAGGAAATCCATGGCGCACGCGTGGGCCTGCGCCAGATCGTCCACATGCACATAATCCCGTATGCACGTTCCATCAGCCGTTGGATAGTCTTGGCCGAGCACGCGAAGCGCCGGCGCTGAGCCGAGCGCTGCATTCAAGGCATTGGGAATCAAGTGCGTTTCCGGATCGTGCGACTCTCCGATTCCACCGTGCGGAGAAGCTCCAGCCGCATTGAAGTAACGCAGCGCAACGCTGTCCAGTTCGTAGGCAGCAACAGCATCAGCCAGCAGGCGCTCGCACATCCACTTGCTGGCCCCGTAGGGATTTATTGGCGCCTTTGGGTGGTCTTCTCCGATCCGATCCGCCTCAGGCACCCCGAAGATGGCACAGGTCGATGAGAACACCAGGCGATGAACCTCTCTCTTGCGCATCACCTTCAACAAGTTCAAGGTGCCAACGAGGTTGTTGTCGTAGTAGCTGTAAGGGTCCGTGACTGACTCGCCAACCAGCGCCTTGGCGCAAAAGTGCATCACCACTTCCGCGCCGGACGCGGATAGCGCCCGGTCGATGGCTGCAGGATCCAGCAAGTCACCCACATGCAGTGGGTTCCCCGTGACAGCGACGCGATGTCCCGTGCTCAGGTTATCGAAGACATGCACCTCATGGCCCGCCTGGTTCAACCAGCGCACCATGTGCGCACCAATATAACCAGCGCCACCACACACCAGTACCTTCATCTCAGCTCCGCGCCTCGGCCGCATGATCCACAAACCACTGATAGGTGCTGGCCAGTCCTTCATCGAGTCCAATCCGGGCTTGCCAGCCCAAGTTGGTCAAACGACTGACATCGAGCAACTTCCGGGGTGTCCCATCCGGCTTCGATGGATCACAGATGATTTCGCCCTGATAGCCGACCACGGCGGCCACCCGCTGCGCCAGCTCAAGGATGGTCAGATCGTCCCCCACACCCACATTGATGATCTCCGCGCTACTGTATTTGCGCATCAAATGGACCGAGGCATCGGCGAGATCGTCCACGTGCAGGAATTCGCGACGGGGGCTGCCCGAACCCCAGATCACAACCTGCAAGAGCCCATCGCGTTTCGCCTCATGAAAGCGTCGGATCAGCGCGGGCAATACATGTGAATTCTCGGGGTGAAAATTGTCCCCAGGGCCATAGAGATTGGTTGGCATCAGTGAAATGGCGTCGAAGCCATACTGCTGACGATAAGCCTGACACATCTTGATACCCGCGATCTTGGCTATCGCATACCACTCATTCGTGGGTTCCAGCGGCCCCGTCAGCAGGCATTCCTCGCGCATCGGTTGCGGCGCATGCTTGGGGTAGATGCAAGACGAGCCCAGGAACAAGAGCTTGCGCACACCGTGCCGCCAGGCAGCATCGATCACCGCGTTCTGAATGCAGAGATTGTCGTGGAGGAACTCAGCCGGGTACAGGCTGTTGGCATGGATACCTCCGACCTTGGCAGCAGCCATGAACACGAGGTCCGGCCTTTCTCGGGCAAACCACGCGCTCACTGCGGTGGCATCGCGCAGATCGACCGACGAACGCTCGATCGTCATGAGGTTGGTAAATCCTGCGGAGTGCAAACGCCGCAGGAGGGCCGAACCAACCAAGCCACGGTGGCCAGCTACCAGAATCCGATCACTCTGATCAATCATCAATCGCGTCCTGAAATCCCCTGAACCGACCCAACGCCGGCCACACTAGCCACCGACGGCACGAACTTCATGCCCGCGGGAAGCGCCGAAACATCGTCCAGCATCTACTCATGATGGTCGAAAGCCCTGAAACCCGCGCGGCGAATCATTGCGTCGCGCTGAGCCAGCTTGAGATCCTCGCGCATCATCTCGCCGACCAGGCCATTGAAGCCGACTTTAGGAGCCCAACCCAGCTTTTCTCTGGCCTTGCTGGGATCACCAAGCAGCGTGTCGACCT
Protein-coding sequences here:
- a CDS encoding undecaprenyl/decaprenyl-phosphate alpha-N-acetylglucosaminyl 1-phosphate transferase codes for the protein MSSFVAFAVSAVCCRLLLGWAECLRLVDHPIGRKDHEHPTPVIGGIAIYAALLPALLSLAWPSLDPATLGMLIAGAMLIGVGVADDVLDLPWPARILVQCGSALVLCACGSVLLSLSLSSAVLPLSLGIFAIPFTVFAVVGLINAVNMIDGVDGLAGSIVASTLALMSALAYGTDKLALCAQLLVGASAVLAFLGFNLRMPGRPKALTFLGNSGSALLGLMLAWAAIELTQGPAARITPAVAPWLVALPILDCLTLIGRRLAGGRSPFAADRLHFHHLLLDRGLSVPKVVVAGTALHLALAGAGLGLMALGASDLWLIGGFLVVLGTYALIAVGMLGSGQAVEADPELVK
- the galE gene encoding UDP-glucose 4-epimerase GalE, with the translated sequence MKVLVCGGAGYIGAHMVRWLNQAGHEVHVFDNLSTGHRVAVTGNPLHVGDLLDPAAIDRALSASGAEVVMHFCAKALVGESVTDPYSYYDNNLVGTLNLLKVMRKREVHRLVFSSTCAIFGVPEADRIGEDHPKAPINPYGASKWMCERLLADAVAAYELDSVALRYFNAAGASPHGGIGESHDPETHLIPNALNAALGSAPALRVLGQDYPTADGTCIRDYVHVDDLAQAHACAMDFLLANSGAHVFNLGSESGASVLEVIESVERVTGRSVPRVNAPRRPGDPATLIADSTKARELLGWNPQYQSLDAIVETAAAWHRARRY
- a CDS encoding GDP-L-fucose synthase codes for the protein MIDQSDRILVAGHRGLVGSALLRRLHSAGFTNLMTIERSSVDLRDATAVSAWFARERPDLVFMAAAKVGGIHANSLYPAEFLHDNLCIQNAVIDAAWRHGVRKLLFLGSSCIYPKHAPQPMREECLLTGPLEPTNEWYAIAKIAGIKMCQAYRQQYGFDAISLMPTNLYGPGDNFHPENSHVLPALIRRFHEAKRDGLLQVVIWGSGSPRREFLHVDDLADASVHLMRKYSSAEIINVGVGDDLTILELAQRVAAVVGYQGEIICDPSKPDGTPRKLLDVSRLTNLGWQARIGLDEGLASTYQWFVDHAAEARS